Proteins co-encoded in one Waddlia chondrophila WSU 86-1044 genomic window:
- the guaA gene encoding glutamine-hydrolyzing GMP synthase → MQNLTQSTSIFHEMSGSDSILILDFGSQYTQLIARRIRELGVYTEILPPETPFSALLSMKPKGLILSGSPSSTHGQPLICDPEIANSPIPVLGICYGMQLLNRLHKGTVIPSRNGEYGKQPISLHSCEGIFKGLDSHQMAWMSHGDSINRLADPLIATAQSENGHIAAMQHTSLPQYGVQFHPEVTHTENGKEILHNFIQICQCKQTWSLKNHIESAKEEIRKQVGNGTVISLVSGGVDSTAATFLCFEALGSEKVIPLHIDTGLMRAGESKEVCALLRSHGMRHLDFVDASDEFLDALKGVENPEKKRTIIGNLFIEILEREIAKIENKGTCTFLCQGTLYTDLIESGQGVGKHADVIKTHHNVNPPVVQRKREQGLIVEPNNKIFKDEVRILCEQMGVPSSLAWRHPFPGPGLAIRILGEVTKSQLECLRAADAIYLEEIVKAGLYDEIWQAFACLLPVSTVGVMGDKRTIGQVIALRAVSSIDGMTADFFPLPMELLSKISTRIINEVPEVNRVVYDITSKPPGTIEWE, encoded by the coding sequence ATGCAAAATTTAACCCAATCCACTTCGATATTTCATGAAATGTCTGGATCAGACTCCATCCTAATTCTGGATTTCGGATCGCAATATACGCAGCTAATTGCCAGACGGATCAGAGAACTCGGTGTCTATACCGAAATCCTGCCTCCTGAAACCCCTTTTAGCGCTTTATTGTCCATGAAGCCTAAAGGGCTAATCCTCTCCGGCAGCCCAAGTTCCACACATGGACAGCCACTGATATGCGATCCAGAAATTGCAAACTCTCCTATCCCTGTGCTGGGAATTTGCTATGGAATGCAGCTTCTCAATAGGCTGCATAAAGGAACTGTCATCCCCTCTCGAAACGGAGAATACGGAAAACAACCTATTTCCCTCCATTCCTGCGAAGGGATCTTTAAGGGGTTGGATTCCCACCAAATGGCTTGGATGAGCCATGGAGACAGCATCAACCGCCTTGCCGATCCGCTCATTGCTACCGCTCAAAGCGAAAACGGCCACATCGCAGCGATGCAGCACACCTCCCTTCCACAATATGGAGTACAGTTCCACCCCGAAGTGACCCACACAGAAAACGGAAAGGAAATCTTGCACAATTTCATTCAGATTTGCCAATGCAAACAAACCTGGTCTTTGAAAAATCATATCGAATCGGCAAAAGAGGAGATTAGGAAGCAGGTAGGCAACGGTACAGTGATCAGCCTAGTTAGCGGAGGAGTCGATTCAACCGCAGCAACTTTTCTTTGTTTTGAAGCTCTTGGATCTGAAAAGGTGATCCCTTTGCATATCGATACCGGTCTAATGCGAGCGGGAGAATCAAAAGAAGTGTGCGCATTACTCCGCTCACACGGTATGCGGCATCTTGATTTTGTCGATGCCTCTGATGAGTTCCTGGACGCTCTTAAAGGAGTGGAGAATCCGGAAAAAAAACGGACGATCATCGGCAACCTCTTCATAGAAATTTTAGAAAGGGAAATCGCAAAAATTGAGAACAAAGGCACCTGCACATTTTTATGCCAAGGCACCCTTTATACCGATTTAATCGAAAGCGGACAAGGAGTGGGCAAACATGCGGATGTGATCAAGACCCACCACAATGTCAATCCACCAGTTGTCCAAAGAAAAAGAGAGCAAGGCTTAATCGTTGAGCCAAACAACAAAATCTTCAAGGATGAGGTGAGAATATTGTGTGAACAGATGGGAGTTCCTTCCTCACTGGCCTGGCGCCACCCTTTCCCCGGTCCCGGGCTGGCGATCCGCATTTTAGGCGAGGTGACCAAAAGTCAGCTTGAATGCTTGAGGGCAGCTGATGCCATCTATTTGGAAGAGATTGTCAAAGCGGGTCTTTACGATGAGATCTGGCAAGCATTTGCCTGCTTGTTACCTGTATCCACTGTCGGCGTGATGGGTGATAAACGCACTATCGGACAAGTGATTGCATTAAGAGCTGTCAGCAGCATTGATGGAATGACTGCGGATTTTTTCCCTCTTCCAATGGAACTTCTCAGCAAAATCAGTACGCGGATCATCAACGAAGTGCCAGAAGTTAATAGAGTGGTCTACGACATAACTTCCAAACCTCCTGGAACCATTGAGTGGGAGTGA
- the map gene encoding type II methionyl aminopeptidase produces MKDNNFQHFIEAGKRAKEVRAYGKSLIVKGASYKDVTAKIRQKIKELDAIPAFPPQIALNETAAHFLPSPDEEIIFKDELIKLDIGVCYKGAIGDCAVTIDLGGKHQKLINAVEAALLAAEKIIEVGLPIQEIGRVIEETIHSFGLKPIENLTGHGLGNYCVHKAPMIPNCFHPMREKIEPGMTFAIEPFATDGFGAVYEKGRPEIFSLTQHRYPLNPQAKAFIRQIKEMQGLPFELADLRGEGKEKVVNYLLRKRILTGYPPLVEEGNGMVAQAENSVLVDLDGSVTITTR; encoded by the coding sequence ATTAAAGACAACAACTTCCAACATTTTATCGAAGCAGGCAAGCGTGCCAAAGAAGTGCGCGCTTATGGAAAATCTTTGATTGTCAAAGGAGCTTCTTACAAAGACGTCACCGCTAAAATCCGCCAAAAGATCAAAGAACTGGATGCCATTCCCGCTTTTCCTCCTCAGATAGCCCTTAACGAAACTGCAGCCCATTTCCTTCCATCTCCCGATGAAGAGATCATTTTTAAAGACGAACTGATCAAGCTCGATATTGGCGTCTGCTACAAAGGAGCGATCGGTGATTGCGCCGTTACCATCGACCTTGGAGGAAAACATCAAAAGCTTATCAATGCTGTTGAAGCAGCTCTACTTGCAGCAGAAAAGATCATTGAAGTCGGATTGCCAATTCAGGAAATTGGTCGAGTCATTGAAGAAACCATTCACTCCTTTGGATTAAAGCCGATTGAAAACTTGACGGGACACGGTCTGGGAAATTATTGCGTGCACAAGGCTCCAATGATCCCGAATTGTTTCCATCCAATGAGGGAAAAAATTGAGCCTGGAATGACCTTTGCCATCGAGCCATTTGCAACCGACGGATTCGGTGCAGTTTACGAGAAAGGACGGCCGGAAATTTTCTCTCTGACACAACACCGCTATCCATTGAACCCTCAAGCTAAAGCATTCATCCGACAGATCAAGGAAATGCAAGGCCTTCCTTTTGAGCTTGCAGATTTAAGAGGGGAAGGAAAAGAGAAGGTTGTCAACTATCTATTAAGGAAGCGGATATTAACCGGTTATCCGCCGTTAGTTGAGGAAGGAAACGGAATGGTCGCTCAGGCCGAAAATTCTGTTCTCGTAGATCTCGACGGCTCAGTCACGATCACTACCCGTTAG
- a CDS encoding S41 family peptidase: MKRFLYFLVAVLIPVSVFSEQEELLTKKDVHEVMEKILSQHVDYHQVSGEIFTKAFQLYIDQFDPNRVYLLQEEVDKAVNVSPIQMKRIISQYRKGQLDKFEEIDQLIQNGIHRTREYRKEILKNGDALFQSSSNKSRLNFQEEKSSFPKNSSELKNRIKEQLVNYINVERLRYGDKTVMKNRERILQSFMETTEHWENQYLYVDSQGKKLNSLEQENLFAMHVLKALAGSLDSHTSFLDQNEALDMKIRLEKGFKGIGVVLQQKPEGIVITRMIKDGPAMKSGVIQVGDRIVNINGNNVEYVSLEELVGKLREQKGSSVSIELKRTVDGKDILIKANLPRELITVEEGRVKAEYEPYGDGIIGKISMDSFYQGDHGVTSEKDMRRAIKDLEKQGKLEGLIIDLRENSGGFLNQAVKVAGLFITNGVVVVSKYSNGEERFYRDMDGKVSFDGPMIILTSKATASAAEIVAQALQDYGVALVVGDEQTYGKGTIQSQTVTDGSSASHFKVTVGKYYTVSGKTPQVSGVKADIIVPSYYSKELIGEEYLEYPIASDTIPSSFQDQLADVDPGLKPWYLRYYMPSLQKKKTSWSSHLNFFQANSRKRLAQNAVYQKFLKGELDWDPLQKNEELPENLDFQMQEAVSIMRDMIRVDKPLFNKGIADD, encoded by the coding sequence ATGAAGCGATTTTTATATTTTCTGGTAGCAGTTTTGATTCCGGTCAGCGTTTTTTCAGAGCAAGAAGAGCTGTTGACCAAAAAGGACGTACATGAGGTGATGGAGAAAATTTTATCCCAGCATGTCGACTATCACCAGGTATCAGGGGAGATCTTTACCAAAGCCTTTCAGCTTTACATCGATCAGTTCGATCCGAATAGGGTGTATTTGCTTCAAGAGGAAGTGGATAAAGCAGTCAATGTTTCTCCAATTCAGATGAAGCGCATCATCAGCCAGTATAGAAAAGGGCAGCTAGATAAATTTGAAGAGATTGATCAGCTGATTCAAAACGGGATTCATAGGACAAGGGAATATCGGAAAGAAATTCTAAAAAATGGAGATGCTTTGTTTCAAAGCAGCAGTAATAAGTCACGGCTGAATTTTCAGGAAGAAAAATCCTCGTTTCCTAAAAATTCCAGCGAATTGAAAAATCGTATCAAAGAACAATTGGTTAACTATATCAACGTTGAACGGCTTCGTTATGGAGACAAAACTGTGATGAAAAATCGGGAACGGATCCTACAGTCTTTTATGGAGACTACTGAGCATTGGGAAAATCAATATTTATACGTTGATAGCCAAGGAAAGAAACTCAATAGCCTGGAACAAGAAAATCTTTTTGCGATGCATGTTTTGAAGGCGCTGGCCGGAAGCTTAGATTCACATACCTCTTTTCTCGATCAGAACGAGGCATTGGATATGAAAATTCGATTGGAAAAAGGCTTTAAAGGGATCGGTGTCGTTTTGCAACAGAAGCCGGAGGGGATTGTCATCACTCGCATGATTAAGGACGGGCCTGCGATGAAAAGTGGAGTGATTCAAGTTGGTGACAGAATTGTGAACATTAATGGAAACAATGTTGAATATGTCTCATTGGAAGAGTTGGTAGGCAAATTGAGAGAGCAGAAAGGATCTTCGGTATCTATCGAACTAAAACGCACTGTTGATGGAAAGGATATATTGATCAAAGCGAACTTGCCAAGGGAATTGATAACAGTTGAAGAGGGGCGCGTCAAAGCTGAGTATGAGCCGTATGGAGACGGGATTATTGGAAAAATCAGCATGGACTCCTTTTACCAGGGCGATCATGGAGTGACAAGTGAAAAAGATATGCGCCGGGCGATCAAGGATTTGGAAAAACAAGGGAAGTTGGAAGGGTTGATCATCGACCTAAGAGAAAATAGTGGAGGGTTTCTAAACCAGGCAGTCAAAGTTGCCGGTTTATTCATTACCAATGGCGTTGTCGTCGTTTCCAAATACTCCAATGGTGAAGAGCGTTTTTATCGGGATATGGATGGGAAAGTTTCCTTTGACGGCCCCATGATTATTCTGACATCCAAAGCGACAGCGTCGGCGGCGGAAATTGTCGCTCAAGCTCTTCAGGATTATGGCGTAGCCTTAGTTGTTGGAGATGAACAAACTTATGGCAAGGGAACTATCCAAAGTCAAACCGTCACTGACGGTTCAAGCGCCTCCCATTTTAAGGTGACGGTTGGAAAATACTATACTGTTTCGGGGAAAACTCCCCAAGTTTCCGGGGTCAAAGCTGATATTATTGTTCCAAGCTATTACAGCAAAGAGTTGATTGGCGAAGAATATTTGGAATATCCGATCGCTTCCGATACGATACCCAGCTCTTTTCAAGACCAGCTCGCTGATGTCGATCCAGGACTTAAACCTTGGTATTTACGCTATTACATGCCCTCGCTGCAAAAGAAAAAGACTTCCTGGAGTTCCCATCTTAATTTTTTTCAGGCAAATAGCCGCAAGAGGTTAGCGCAAAATGCTGTCTATCAAAAATTTTTAAAGGGGGAGCTTGACTGGGATCCTCTCCAGAAAAATGAAGAGCTTCCTGAAAATTTAGATTTTCAAATGCAGGAAGCTGTTTCGATCATGAGAGATATGATTAGAGTGGATAAACCGCTTTTCAATAAGGGAATTGCAGATGATTAA
- a CDS encoding segregation and condensation protein A, whose translation MNQSSENTFSLDIFEGPLAFLLHLIQKSEINIHDVPIYEITKQYHERIQEWTSLSVDSGAEFIGTTTQLLLMKSKKLLPKHDAIEEEEEDLDPHFEIIHQLLEYCYFKEAAKDLATREEKQSTYFHRGVHNLPEVKKRLGIEHLSMEDLEALFEIALQKSNPQNKNIAEEEWRVADKISALRTLLKIQAKVPFRQLFSEKQSKPELIVNFLALLELMKTGECFVSKEGLSNQIYIYKGSYDTQDNGSA comes from the coding sequence ATGAATCAGAGTTCGGAAAATACTTTTTCACTAGACATTTTTGAAGGGCCATTAGCTTTCCTGCTGCACTTAATCCAAAAAAGCGAAATCAACATTCACGATGTTCCGATTTACGAAATCACCAAACAATACCACGAAAGAATTCAGGAGTGGACTTCCTTATCGGTGGACAGTGGAGCAGAATTTATCGGCACAACTACCCAGCTATTGTTGATGAAAAGCAAAAAACTTCTTCCCAAGCATGACGCAATTGAGGAAGAAGAGGAAGACCTTGACCCGCACTTTGAGATTATTCATCAATTGTTGGAATATTGCTATTTTAAAGAAGCTGCAAAAGATCTGGCAACTCGAGAGGAAAAACAAAGCACTTATTTTCACCGAGGAGTCCACAACCTTCCAGAAGTAAAGAAGCGGCTTGGCATCGAGCATCTCTCCATGGAGGACCTTGAAGCTCTTTTTGAAATAGCGCTGCAAAAGAGCAATCCGCAAAACAAAAACATCGCAGAAGAGGAGTGGCGCGTTGCCGACAAAATCAGCGCTCTCCGCACTTTATTGAAAATTCAAGCAAAGGTTCCATTCCGTCAGCTTTTCTCGGAAAAGCAGTCTAAACCAGAGTTAATTGTCAATTTTTTGGCCCTCTTGGAATTGATGAAAACGGGTGAGTGCTTCGTTTCAAAAGAGGGGCTTTCCAATCAAATCTATATCTATAAAGGGTCGTATGACACACAAGATAACGGGAGTGCCTGA
- the scpB gene encoding SMC-Scp complex subunit ScpB, with product MTHKITGVPEEVVEAETHAFAKRIIESLLFSSNEPVPLRKLKEILQTVYPYSTEQVKELIYALREDYAEQNRAFQVEEIAKGYLLRTCADYHPYIHRLLKHTRPDKLSQAALEVLAIIAYRQPITRPQIDEIRGVDSSGIIHTLLDRLLIEQSGKLEVPGRPTLYCVTSHFLQHFGLKDREEFLRACRQFK from the coding sequence ATGACACACAAGATAACGGGAGTGCCTGAAGAAGTCGTAGAAGCAGAGACGCACGCATTTGCTAAGCGTATCATTGAAAGCTTGTTATTTTCTTCTAACGAACCCGTCCCTTTGCGCAAATTAAAAGAAATTTTACAGACGGTATACCCTTATTCCACAGAACAAGTGAAAGAATTGATATACGCTCTTAGAGAGGATTACGCAGAACAAAACAGAGCCTTTCAAGTGGAAGAAATTGCAAAAGGATACCTATTAAGAACCTGTGCAGACTATCACCCTTATATTCATAGGCTGTTAAAACACACTCGCCCGGATAAACTCTCTCAAGCAGCACTGGAAGTACTGGCAATCATTGCCTACCGTCAGCCGATCACTCGTCCTCAAATCGACGAGATCCGCGGAGTGGACTCTTCCGGAATCATTCATACACTCTTAGACAGGCTACTGATTGAGCAAAGCGGGAAATTGGAAGTTCCCGGCAGGCCAACCTTGTATTGTGTCACCTCCCATTTCCTTCAACATTTTGGCCTAAAAGACAGAGAAGAGTTCCTTAGAGCGTGTAGGCAATTTAAATGA
- a CDS encoding TrkH family potassium uptake protein encodes MTPGISSLPFIFSDTLSNPIQAYFESVSGFTTTGASVLVGKEYNNHGQEKKIQLIIEGETPVVYEFFGTVPPVRNKEGQIIAEGIEAVSKAVLFWRSLTQWLGGVGIIVLFIAVLPSLGIGGKQLMSSEIPGPTEISLATRLRETASILWKVYLFFTVLQTVLLRLTNPDVTWFDAITISFSTLSTGGFSVKNASIGAFKNPITEWVVILFMIVGSLNFAIWFNIIRKKIYKIFDVEIIIYFLVILLSCLFSTFSILNTDQQLLTGEFVNINSVKDAARFATFQIVSANSSTGFSTVNFDLWPYRVQVLMLVLMYVGGMSGSTCGGIKILRNYILFKITQFKVESIFRPETIKIMRIKHRKISQEVSIKSLVFFVLIISISVMATLLFILDGLDPESALTFVGCSINNTGFSFRAYGPMQSCAFLSNFGMILSCFLMIAGRLEFFALITILIPSFWKKTV; translated from the coding sequence TTGACTCCAGGCATTTCTTCTCTTCCGTTTATCTTTAGCGACACTCTTTCAAATCCGATTCAAGCCTATTTTGAAAGTGTCTCAGGATTTACAACAACGGGAGCGAGTGTGTTGGTTGGAAAGGAATATAACAATCATGGGCAGGAGAAAAAAATTCAGCTCATCATAGAAGGCGAAACACCTGTAGTCTATGAATTTTTCGGAACAGTTCCACCTGTTAGAAATAAAGAGGGACAAATTATAGCCGAAGGAATTGAAGCGGTTAGCAAAGCCGTTTTATTTTGGAGGTCATTAACTCAATGGCTAGGTGGAGTGGGGATTATTGTGTTATTCATTGCTGTATTGCCCTCCTTGGGAATTGGAGGCAAGCAATTGATGTCTTCAGAAATTCCCGGGCCGACAGAAATTTCGTTAGCGACTAGGTTGAGGGAAACCGCTTCAATTTTATGGAAGGTCTATTTGTTTTTTACAGTGTTGCAGACTGTTTTATTAAGGTTGACTAATCCAGATGTTACTTGGTTTGATGCGATCACAATTTCCTTTTCAACGTTATCAACAGGTGGATTCAGTGTAAAAAATGCAAGCATAGGAGCATTTAAAAATCCGATCACAGAATGGGTTGTGATCCTGTTTATGATCGTTGGAAGCTTGAATTTTGCTATTTGGTTCAATATCATAAGAAAGAAAATATATAAAATTTTCGATGTGGAAATTATCATCTATTTTTTAGTTATTTTATTGTCATGTTTATTTTCTACTTTTTCGATTTTAAATACAGATCAACAACTGTTGACAGGGGAATTTGTCAATATCAATAGTGTTAAAGATGCTGCTAGATTTGCGACTTTTCAAATTGTCTCGGCCAATTCATCCACAGGCTTTTCGACTGTTAACTTTGATCTTTGGCCTTATCGAGTTCAAGTGCTGATGTTGGTTCTGATGTATGTCGGCGGGATGTCAGGTTCTACATGCGGAGGGATAAAAATTCTTAGAAATTATATTTTATTCAAAATCACTCAATTCAAAGTAGAATCTATTTTTAGGCCGGAAACGATTAAAATCATGCGGATAAAGCATCGAAAAATTAGTCAAGAAGTATCTATTAAATCATTGGTTTTTTTTGTATTAATTATTTCGATATCAGTTATGGCAACATTGCTTTTTATTTTGGATGGATTAGATCCCGAAAGTGCGCTTACCTTTGTGGGGTGCTCGATCAATAACACCGGATTCTCCTTCAGGGCATATGGACCCATGCAATCTTGTGCGTTTCTTTCTAATTTCGGGATGATTCTTTCCTGCTTTTTAATGATTGCTGGCAGGCTTGAATTCTTTGCTTTAATTACAATTTTGATCCCTTCATTCTGGAAAAAAACAGTATAA
- a CDS encoding metal ABC transporter permease, which translates to MHAINPYMGQNFLSFIAVFAMRMRLFFTGQLGIQELVSDEIQVFVLAGVAVSSSLLGCYLVLRKMTMLANALSHTILLGIVVVYFFSVYMLPGSDGYAHLHLSIRALLAASLLMGIVTTFLTEFLTKSAGLQEDASIGIVFTSLFALGIILVTLLTRNAHIGTEIVMGNADALRLQDLKLVLAVLFLNIALIGLFYKEYAITTFDSGLSKTLGFSPVFLNYLLMTQVSATAIGGFRAVGVLMVLALMTGPSLIAQLLTNHLRSMLLLSAAIGIFSAFVGVALSRHFLSVLGLAFSTGGVVVCVIIALFLTVLLMKRPGL; encoded by the coding sequence ATGCATGCAATCAATCCCTATATGGGACAGAACTTTTTAAGTTTTATTGCAGTTTTTGCAATGAGGATGCGGCTTTTTTTTACTGGTCAGCTTGGCATCCAAGAGCTGGTTTCGGATGAAATCCAAGTGTTTGTTTTAGCTGGCGTTGCGGTTTCCTCATCTTTATTGGGCTGCTATCTGGTGCTTCGCAAAATGACGATGCTGGCTAATGCTTTGTCCCACACAATTTTATTGGGGATTGTTGTCGTTTATTTTTTTTCCGTTTACATGTTGCCGGGGTCGGACGGATATGCTCATCTCCATCTTTCCATTCGCGCGCTTTTGGCAGCTTCTCTTTTGATGGGAATTGTCACAACATTTCTAACTGAATTTTTGACAAAGTCGGCAGGTCTTCAAGAAGACGCCAGTATTGGCATTGTGTTTACCAGTCTGTTTGCTTTGGGGATCATTCTCGTAACACTTCTTACGCGTAATGCACATATCGGGACTGAGATTGTGATGGGCAATGCTGACGCTTTGCGCTTGCAGGATTTGAAGCTTGTTTTGGCGGTGCTTTTTCTAAATATTGCATTGATTGGTCTTTTTTATAAAGAATATGCAATCACAACATTTGACAGCGGACTCTCGAAAACATTGGGGTTCTCACCGGTTTTTTTAAACTATCTTTTGATGACTCAAGTGTCTGCAACAGCGATTGGAGGGTTTAGGGCTGTTGGAGTTTTGATGGTCCTGGCGTTGATGACGGGTCCGTCGCTGATTGCGCAATTATTGACAAATCATCTTAGATCCATGCTTCTCCTATCGGCTGCTATTGGAATCTTTTCTGCTTTTGTTGGAGTTGCTCTTTCGAGACATTTCCTTTCGGTTTTAGGCCTTGCTTTTTCGACAGGAGGCGTTGTCGTTTGCGTGATCATCGCGTTGTTTCTAACTGTTCTCTTGATGAAGCGTCCGGGTTTATGA
- a CDS encoding iron chelate uptake ABC transporter family permease subunit, giving the protein MIQGFLLYFTDPILRAPTIGSMLMCLSAAWVGVIAYLKKQSLLGEALSHASYPGVIFGALLGSLALNGDEQWFLVPLMGMVGAFATSLAALYCIHYLERSHKIKSDSAMCFILSAFVGVGITLASRVQFSHTSLYKQSINYLYGQAATMTDIHIALYGILSVLVISLILLLYKELKVLTFDRDYAKSLGLNVKALDAIVFFLLTIAIVVGIRSVGVVLMSAMLIAPAVAARQYTHRLIYLLLISGLFGIVSGLLGNILSVEVTNHLQTLFPKDRLSIPTGPMIVLVATVICAISLLFAPERGLVIRLARIAYFRYLCLVENVMKTMWRMGKGLWYSVNDIRCYQTVSYLSLRFVFYRLSKQGWVEQRGNRYRLTTDGIHRAAHIVRLHRLWEVYLADYLGVGSERVHRSAEEMEHILTPELEKELTKLLEDPKIDPHRQPIPPSTVKEA; this is encoded by the coding sequence TTGATTCAAGGCTTTCTTTTGTATTTCACCGATCCGATTTTAAGAGCGCCAACGATTGGGTCCATGTTGATGTGCTTGTCTGCTGCTTGGGTCGGTGTGATCGCCTATTTGAAAAAGCAATCTTTGTTAGGAGAAGCGCTTTCCCATGCCTCTTATCCCGGCGTGATTTTTGGGGCTCTGCTCGGTTCTTTAGCGCTTAACGGCGATGAACAATGGTTTCTTGTGCCATTGATGGGAATGGTCGGAGCATTTGCTACGTCATTAGCAGCATTGTATTGCATTCACTATTTGGAAAGATCTCATAAAATCAAGTCTGATTCCGCCATGTGTTTCATCTTGTCGGCGTTTGTGGGCGTCGGAATTACACTGGCTTCACGTGTGCAATTTTCACACACTTCTCTCTATAAGCAGAGCATTAATTATCTTTACGGCCAGGCAGCAACGATGACTGATATCCATATTGCCCTCTATGGAATATTGTCTGTGTTGGTGATTTCATTAATTTTATTGCTCTACAAAGAACTTAAGGTACTGACTTTCGACAGGGACTATGCCAAAAGTCTTGGACTGAATGTAAAAGCGCTTGATGCGATTGTCTTTTTTCTCTTGACCATAGCTATTGTTGTTGGGATCCGTTCTGTTGGTGTCGTATTGATGTCTGCTATGCTGATTGCGCCAGCCGTTGCTGCGCGCCAGTATACGCATCGCTTGATTTATCTTTTGTTGATTTCCGGTTTATTTGGCATCGTCAGCGGATTGTTGGGCAACATCTTGTCAGTTGAAGTGACTAACCATCTTCAGACTCTCTTCCCTAAGGACAGGTTGTCTATTCCAACAGGGCCGATGATTGTATTGGTGGCAACAGTGATCTGTGCAATCTCTCTTCTTTTTGCGCCTGAACGGGGGCTTGTCATTAGGTTGGCGCGCATTGCTTATTTCCGTTACCTTTGTTTGGTTGAGAATGTCATGAAAACCATGTGGAGAATGGGAAAAGGCCTCTGGTACTCCGTGAACGATATCAGATGTTATCAAACAGTTTCTTATTTGTCTTTACGTTTTGTTTTCTACAGGCTTTCCAAACAAGGATGGGTGGAGCAGCGTGGAAATAGATACAGGCTGACGACGGACGGAATCCACCGCGCTGCGCACATTGTCCGCTTGCATCGATTATGGGAGGTGTATTTGGCCGACTATTTAGGAGTTGGCTCTGAGCGGGTTCACCGCAGTGCCGAGGAGATGGAACATATCCTTACGCCAGAGCTTGAAAAAGAATTGACGAAACTTTTAGAAGATCCGAAAATAGATCCTCACAGACAGCCGATTCCCCCTTCAACTGTTAAAGAGGCTTAA
- a CDS encoding metal ABC transporter ATP-binding protein, translated as MKDKSGALTTHQLSVNYGDVSALWDVSLQVPAGVVAGIIGPNGAGKTTLIKTALGLIRPISGKVEFFNQPLEKARKRIAYVPQKETVDWDFPITVRDLVLMGRYGHLGLFRWPRQADYAAVHEYLEMVGMELFAHRQISQLSGGQQQRVFLARALIQEADIYLMDEPFVGIDLGTRQVIMDILHKLRDQGKTVCVVHHELDSVDNYFDWVIMLNIRLVASGRTEEVFTRENLNACYGKSYALFDEALKISKSKQQGL; from the coding sequence ATGAAGGATAAATCCGGCGCGCTTACTACGCATCAGCTGTCAGTCAACTATGGAGATGTCTCTGCTCTTTGGGATGTTTCCTTGCAGGTTCCAGCTGGGGTTGTCGCCGGTATTATCGGGCCTAATGGCGCCGGAAAAACGACTCTGATTAAAACAGCTCTTGGGTTGATACGTCCGATCAGTGGAAAAGTGGAATTTTTCAACCAGCCTTTGGAAAAAGCCAGAAAACGTATCGCGTATGTCCCGCAGAAAGAAACCGTCGATTGGGATTTTCCCATCACTGTTAGAGATCTGGTTCTCATGGGAAGATATGGGCATCTTGGACTTTTTCGCTGGCCTAGACAGGCAGATTATGCTGCCGTGCACGAGTATTTGGAAATGGTTGGAATGGAACTGTTCGCCCATCGCCAAATCAGCCAGTTGTCCGGCGGCCAACAGCAGAGAGTTTTTTTGGCGCGTGCGCTCATTCAGGAAGCAGACATCTATTTGATGGATGAGCCTTTTGTTGGCATTGATTTGGGGACAAGGCAGGTGATCATGGACATTTTGCATAAACTTAGGGATCAGGGAAAAACGGTTTGTGTCGTGCATCATGAGCTGGATAGCGTTGACAACTATTTCGATTGGGTCATTATGTTGAATATCCGCCTAGTTGCTTCGGGGCGCACAGAAGAGGTGTTTACTCGTGAAAATTTAAATGCTTGCTACGGGAAGAGCTACGCATTATTTGATGAGGCGTTGAAAATTTCAAAATCTAAACAGCAGGGTCTTTAG